A single genomic interval of Balaenoptera musculus isolate JJ_BM4_2016_0621 chromosome 14, mBalMus1.pri.v3, whole genome shotgun sequence harbors:
- the GSC2 gene encoding homeobox protein goosecoid-2 — translation MRRPARGLRRAPSTDIFPRRRRRRAGGMAAARGAAGRRGPGRPCPFSIEHILSRLPASSPPARAARPPPPAGRQSPAEPGQPGAPEAVPCACCCCCGPRAAPRGSPEPAAGLGARLPWPLRLGPAAPLPLAAPTGGSGAPPDAGGPGPQRRTRRHRTIFSEEQLQALEALFVQNQYPDVGTRERLAGRIRLREERVEVWFKNRRAKWRHQKRASASARLLPGAKKPPKESC, via the exons ATGCGGCGCCCGGCTCGGGGATTACGGCGCGCCCCCTCGACGGATATAttcccgcggcggcggcggcggcgggcgggagGAATGGCGGCGGCGCGGGGCGCGGCGGGCCGCAGGGGTCCCGGGCGGCCCTGCCCCTTCTCCATCGAACACATCCTCTCCCGCCTGCCCGCGAGCAGCCCCCCGGCCCgggccgcccgcccgccgccgcccgccggcCGCCAGAGCCCCGCGGAGCCGGGGCAGCCTGGGGCTCCCGAGGCCGTGCCCTgcgcctgctgctgctgctgcggccCCCGCGCGGCGCCCCGCGGGTCCCCGGAGCCGGCCGCCGGCCTGG GCGCGCGGCTGCCGTGGCCGCTGAGGCTGGGGCCCGCGGCGCCCTTGCCCTTGGCCGCACCCACCGGGGGCTCCGGGGCGCCGCCCGACGCGGGCGGCCCTGGCCCACAGCGGCGCACGCGGCGCCACCGCACCATCTTCAGCGAGGAGCAGCTGCAGGCGCTGGAAGCGCTCTTCGTGCAAAACCAGTACCCCGACGTGGGCACGCGCGAGCGCCTGGCCGGCCGTATTCGCTTGCGCGAGGAGCGCGTGGAG gtcTGGTTCAAGAACCGCCGGGCCAAGTGGCGACACCAGAAGCGCGCATCGGCGTCCGCGAGGCTCCTGCCGGGAGCCAAGAAGCCCCCGAAGGAGAGCTGCTGA